A genomic stretch from Candidatus Hydrogenisulfobacillus filiaventi includes:
- the tal gene encoding Transaldolase (Evidence 2a : Function from experimental evidences in other organisms; Product type e : enzyme), producing the protein MPSTNTVLALADLGQSVWLDTLSRGLLEGGELARLIALGVTGVTSNPTIFEKAIAQGHDYDADIAALVEEGKGVQEIYDALTLEDVRRAADLLRPVYDRSDGRDGYASLEVSPLLAYDTAGTIQEARRLFYSLGRPNVMIKVPATAAGIPAIRDLIADGINVNVTLIFSRHTYRAVMEAYLEGLERRRSQGQAIDRVASVASFFVSRVDTLVDRLLAERGASQDLAGRAAVANAKLAYRDFRAVFASPRFQALAAAGAMIQRPLWASTGTKNPAYSDLLYVDNLIGPDTINTLPLPTLEALLDHGHPARTLDADLDEAARTLDRLEAAGIDLEAVAAQLLDEGVDQFAASYHALIRALGLQRSRVAHRLQADRYNLGSYEPAFRETLRRFAEEEVVSRLYRKDPALWSADPAVQAQVAGALGWLDVPAWSRQHLPAIRALARDLQREGYTDVVLMGMGGSSLVSDVLAHSFPDGALRLTVLDSTDPGWIRALAARLDPARTLFIVASKSGTTTEALAFYRYFWQRVRDAGLDPGPHFVAITDPGTPLEAEAGRQNFRRVFLNPVDIGGRYSALSLFGVVPGTLMGVDMEGLLGRAEEMRERCRLPDPATNPGVLLGVAMGVLARAGRDKVTLAFPSRMGIMADWIEQLLAESTGKNGTGFVPVAHEPLADPADYGDDRLFVTYRWLGHPDPDLESHLAALEALGHPVIRLTIADRYGLGAEFYRWEVATALGGRILGINAFDQPNVQESKDNTARMLAALAEEGQLPVPHPHASDALMTATVGYPPVPSGTRLTVTDALAHLLRLVQPGDYVALMAYLAPTAEHWSALEQLREVILRRWRVATTVGFGPRFLHSTGQLHKGGSDHGVFLQLVTPPAPEAPAVPGQPYDFASLITAQGLGDFEALTHHHRRVLRLTLTGDPTVGLAELARTVAALPLS; encoded by the coding sequence ATGCCGAGCACCAACACCGTGCTGGCCCTGGCGGACCTGGGCCAGAGCGTGTGGCTGGACACGTTGAGCCGCGGGTTGCTGGAAGGCGGCGAACTGGCCCGCCTGATCGCCCTCGGGGTCACCGGCGTGACCTCCAATCCCACCATTTTTGAAAAGGCTATCGCCCAGGGTCACGATTACGACGCCGATATCGCAGCCCTGGTGGAGGAAGGCAAAGGCGTCCAGGAAATCTACGATGCCCTGACCCTGGAGGACGTACGCCGGGCCGCCGACCTGTTACGGCCGGTCTATGACCGCAGCGACGGCCGGGACGGGTACGCCAGCCTGGAGGTTTCTCCGCTTTTAGCCTATGACACCGCCGGCACCATTCAGGAGGCGCGGCGCCTCTTCTACAGCCTGGGCCGGCCCAACGTCATGATCAAGGTACCGGCCACCGCGGCAGGCATCCCCGCCATCCGGGACCTCATCGCTGACGGCATCAACGTCAACGTCACCCTCATCTTTTCCCGCCACACGTACCGTGCAGTGATGGAGGCCTACCTGGAGGGCCTCGAACGGCGGCGCAGCCAGGGACAGGCCATCGACCGGGTGGCTTCGGTAGCCAGTTTCTTCGTGAGCCGGGTGGACACCCTGGTCGACCGCCTGCTGGCTGAACGGGGCGCCAGCCAGGACCTGGCCGGACGAGCGGCCGTCGCCAACGCCAAGCTGGCCTACCGGGACTTCCGGGCGGTCTTTGCCTCGCCCCGGTTTCAGGCTCTGGCAGCGGCGGGGGCCATGATTCAGCGGCCTCTGTGGGCCTCCACCGGCACCAAAAACCCCGCCTACTCGGACCTGCTCTATGTGGACAACCTGATCGGCCCCGACACCATCAACACCCTGCCCCTGCCCACCCTGGAGGCCTTGCTGGACCACGGCCATCCCGCCCGGACCCTCGATGCGGACCTGGACGAGGCCGCCCGCACACTGGACCGGCTGGAGGCCGCCGGCATCGACCTGGAGGCCGTCGCTGCCCAGCTGCTGGACGAAGGGGTGGACCAGTTCGCGGCCTCCTATCACGCCCTCATCCGGGCCCTGGGCCTGCAGCGGTCCCGCGTGGCCCACCGGCTGCAAGCCGACCGGTACAACCTGGGCAGCTACGAGCCGGCCTTCCGCGAAACCCTGCGACGGTTCGCGGAGGAGGAGGTGGTGAGCCGCCTGTACCGGAAGGATCCCGCGCTCTGGTCGGCGGATCCGGCCGTGCAGGCCCAGGTCGCGGGAGCCCTGGGCTGGTTGGACGTGCCGGCCTGGTCCCGCCAACACCTTCCCGCTATCCGCGCCCTGGCCCGGGACCTGCAGCGGGAGGGCTACACCGACGTCGTGCTCATGGGCATGGGCGGCTCCTCCCTGGTCTCCGACGTGCTGGCGCATTCCTTCCCGGATGGCGCCTTGCGCCTGACGGTGCTCGATTCCACGGACCCCGGCTGGATCCGGGCGCTGGCGGCGCGGTTGGATCCGGCCCGGACCCTCTTTATCGTGGCCAGCAAGTCGGGCACCACCACTGAAGCGCTGGCCTTCTACCGCTACTTCTGGCAGCGGGTCCGCGATGCGGGGCTGGACCCGGGACCGCATTTCGTAGCCATCACCGACCCGGGTACCCCGCTCGAGGCAGAGGCCGGCCGGCAGAACTTCCGCCGGGTGTTCCTCAACCCGGTCGACATCGGGGGCCGTTATTCCGCCCTCTCGCTGTTCGGAGTGGTGCCCGGCACCCTGATGGGCGTGGATATGGAAGGCCTGCTGGGGCGGGCGGAGGAGATGCGGGAGCGTTGCCGGCTGCCGGATCCGGCCACCAACCCTGGCGTCCTGCTGGGGGTGGCAATGGGGGTGCTCGCCCGCGCCGGGCGGGACAAGGTCACCCTCGCCTTTCCCAGCCGTATGGGTATCATGGCGGATTGGATCGAGCAGCTCCTGGCCGAATCCACCGGCAAGAACGGGACCGGGTTCGTGCCGGTGGCCCACGAGCCGCTGGCCGACCCCGCTGACTACGGGGATGATCGCCTGTTTGTGACCTACCGCTGGCTGGGCCATCCCGACCCGGACCTGGAGTCCCACCTGGCGGCGCTGGAGGCCCTGGGTCATCCCGTCATCCGCTTGACCATCGCCGACCGCTACGGGCTGGGGGCCGAGTTCTACCGCTGGGAGGTGGCAACCGCCCTGGGTGGCCGCATCCTGGGCATCAACGCCTTCGACCAGCCTAACGTGCAGGAGAGCAAGGACAACACCGCCCGCATGCTGGCGGCCCTGGCCGAAGAGGGGCAGCTGCCGGTCCCCCATCCGCACGCGTCCGATGCCCTCATGACCGCCACGGTGGGCTATCCCCCGGTGCCCAGCGGCACCCGGCTCACGGTCACCGACGCCCTGGCGCACCTTCTGCGCCTGGTACAGCCGGGCGATTACGTGGCCCTCATGGCCTACCTGGCCCCCACCGCGGAGCATTGGTCCGCCCTCGAGCAGCTGCGGGAGGTCATCCTCCGCCGCTGGCGGGTGGCCACCACCGTGGGCTTCGGGCCCCGCTTCCTGCACAGCACCGGCCAGCTGCACAAGGGCGGCAGCGACCACGGGGTCTTCCTGCAACTGGTTACCCCCCCGGCCCCGGAGGCGCCGGCGGTTCCCGGCCAGCCCTACGACTTTGCCAGCCTTATCACCGCCCAGGGGCTGGGGGACTTCGAGGCCCTCACCCACCATCACCGCCGGGTGTTGCGCCTGACCCTGACCGGGGACCCCACAGTCGGATTGGCGGAACTGGCCCGAACGGTGGCAGCGTTACCGCTCAGCTGA
- a CDS encoding membrane protein of unknown function (Evidence 5 : Unknown function): MGGREAGRWAVWGLEVLALGGFILAGLAAALTWVPPAGSGRLGAAGAALGLDFLAWSAWQAAWRRGSRPPLRVARAVPLAALVLAAATLSGWLAGR, translated from the coding sequence ATGGGCGGGCGCGAGGCCGGCCGTTGGGCGGTCTGGGGACTGGAGGTACTGGCCCTGGGCGGTTTCATCCTAGCCGGGCTGGCGGCGGCGCTGACCTGGGTGCCGCCGGCGGGATCCGGACGTTTGGGCGCGGCCGGAGCGGCCCTGGGGCTGGATTTTCTGGCCTGGAGCGCCTGGCAGGCCGCCTGGCGGCGGGGATCCCGGCCTCCCCTGCGGGTGGCGCGGGCGGTACCTCTGGCGGCGCTGGTGCTGGCGGCGGCCACCCTCAGCGGATGGCTGGCGGGGCGCTAG
- the yqeC gene encoding Putative 6-phosphogluconate dehydrogenase (Evidence 3 : Putative function from multiple computational evidences; Product type e : enzyme) yields the protein MELGLVGLGRMGGNMAERLLERGHRIVGYARSAANRKHLSDLGGEAAASLEDLVAALHPPRAVWVMVPAGAATEEVINTLAGLLTPGDTIVDGGNSNYRDSLRRAAALAERQLHFVDAGTSGGIWGLQEGYCLMVGGPQEAVARLEPVFRDLAPEGGYLHVGPTGAGHFVKMVHNGIEYGLLQAYGEGFEILKESRFNLDLGAIARLWLHGSVVRSWLLELLSDVYESNPDLQGIAGYVEDSGEGRWTVAEALEENVPAPVITLSLLARLASRQPESYSAKVIAALRHEFGGHAIKGE from the coding sequence ATGGAACTGGGTCTGGTCGGTCTTGGCCGTATGGGCGGCAACATGGCGGAACGCCTGCTGGAACGGGGACACCGCATCGTAGGCTATGCCCGCAGTGCTGCCAACCGCAAGCATCTCAGCGACCTGGGCGGGGAGGCGGCCGCCAGCCTCGAGGATCTGGTGGCGGCCCTGCACCCCCCGCGGGCGGTCTGGGTCATGGTCCCGGCCGGTGCAGCCACCGAGGAGGTCATCAACACCCTGGCCGGGCTGCTGACGCCGGGGGATACCATCGTGGACGGCGGCAACTCCAATTACCGCGACAGCCTGCGCCGAGCGGCGGCCCTGGCGGAACGGCAGCTGCATTTCGTGGACGCCGGGACCAGCGGCGGCATCTGGGGTCTCCAGGAAGGCTACTGCCTGATGGTGGGGGGACCGCAGGAGGCGGTGGCCCGCCTGGAGCCGGTCTTCCGAGACCTGGCCCCGGAGGGCGGCTACCTGCATGTCGGCCCCACCGGCGCGGGGCATTTCGTGAAGATGGTGCACAACGGCATCGAATACGGGCTGCTGCAGGCCTACGGCGAAGGCTTCGAGATCCTGAAGGAGAGCCGGTTCAACCTGGACCTCGGCGCCATCGCGCGCTTATGGCTGCACGGGAGCGTGGTGCGTTCCTGGCTGCTGGAACTGCTGAGCGATGTCTACGAGAGCAACCCCGACCTGCAGGGCATCGCCGGCTACGTGGAGGACTCCGGCGAAGGGCGGTGGACGGTGGCCGAGGCGCTGGAGGAGAACGTGCCCGCACCGGTGATCACCTTGTCCCTGCTCGCCCGCCTGGCCTCGCGCCAACCGGAGTCCTACAGCGCCAAGGTGATCGCCGCCCTGCGGCACGAGTTCGGCGGACACGCCATCAAAGGCGAGTGA
- a CDS encoding ROK family protein, protein MQAAVVGIDIGGTKVAVGVAPWEGGEPWRTARLETAALPPGEEALDRIAAAARELVAAAGLPWQAVRGAGVGSPGPFRGGRRLYRPANLPGWDGLDLEAGFQARLGCPVRVENDANAAAWAEWRQGAGQGSRSLVFVTVSTGIGAGMVLDGRLYEGAEGNAGEIGHWVLDPKGPLCHCGRRGCLETLASGTALARMAADRRAGSPYLQAVERPTAREVLAGWKAGDPVCTGIVEEATYHLGWGLALAINAFNPDRIVLGGGVMLGSERLLEPVRAAAQRFSLPSLYAAVSFRLAGLGPESGLAGALAVGRLLE, encoded by the coding sequence ATGCAGGCAGCGGTGGTGGGTATCGACATCGGCGGGACCAAGGTGGCGGTCGGCGTGGCGCCGTGGGAGGGCGGGGAACCCTGGCGCACGGCCCGGCTGGAAACCGCTGCCCTTCCTCCCGGGGAGGAGGCTTTGGACCGCATTGCCGCGGCGGCCCGGGAGCTGGTGGCCGCGGCCGGTCTGCCCTGGCAGGCGGTGCGGGGGGCGGGCGTGGGCAGCCCGGGCCCCTTCCGGGGCGGGCGCCGCCTGTACCGGCCAGCCAACCTGCCCGGCTGGGACGGGCTCGACCTCGAGGCCGGGTTTCAGGCCCGGCTGGGGTGCCCGGTGCGGGTGGAGAACGATGCTAACGCCGCCGCCTGGGCGGAGTGGCGGCAGGGGGCAGGCCAGGGCAGCCGCAGCCTGGTGTTTGTGACCGTCTCCACCGGCATCGGGGCCGGCATGGTCCTGGATGGCCGGCTTTATGAAGGCGCCGAGGGCAACGCCGGGGAGATCGGGCACTGGGTGCTCGACCCGAAGGGCCCGCTTTGTCATTGCGGCCGGAGGGGGTGCCTGGAGACCCTGGCTTCCGGCACCGCCCTAGCCCGCATGGCCGCGGACCGGCGCGCTGGGAGTCCTTACCTGCAGGCGGTGGAGCGGCCCACCGCGCGGGAGGTACTGGCCGGCTGGAAGGCGGGCGACCCCGTTTGCACGGGCATCGTGGAGGAGGCCACCTATCATCTCGGATGGGGCCTAGCCCTGGCCATCAACGCCTTCAACCCCGACCGCATCGTCCTGGGCGGCGGGGTCATGCTAGGCTCGGAACGCCTGCTGGAGCCGGTGCGGGCGGCGGCGCAGCGGTTCAGCCTGCCGTCCCTGTACGCGGCGGTCAGCTTCCGCCTGGCCGGTCTGGGCCCGGAGTCCGGACTGGCGGGTGCTCTGGCGGTGGGGAGACTGTTAGAGTAG
- the glnA gene encoding glutamine synthetase (Evidence 2a : Function from experimental evidences in other organisms; PubMedId : 2858855, 2865194, 2874141, 2876389, 2882477, 6134228, 6148334, 9298646; Product type e : enzyme): MTPADVLKMIRERQVEMVDLHVIDVPGTWQHVTVPVSEISEETFEQGVPFDGSSLRGFRGIEESDMLMIPDPATAALDPFAEVPTLSLVCDVTDPEHVPYSRDPRQIAKKAEKYLAESGIADVSFWGPELEFFIFDSVRFAVEGHRALYAVDSEEGHWRSDSENNNHGYVIRPKLGYFPVAPSDSLSNLRTEMVKTLQSMGIRVEMHHHEVASGGQAEIDLRFNTLTRMADTVMTYKYVTKNVAARHGKTVTFMPKPLFGDNGSGMHVHQSLWKGETPLFYQGGAYANLSELGLYYIGGILSHAPALLAFTNPSTNSYRRLVPGFEAPVNIVFSKGNRSAAVRIPITSNPKASRIEFRTPDSSSNPYLAFAAMLMAGLDGIRRRIDPREAGFGPVDKNIYHLSAEEKARIQSVPGSLAESLSNLERDHDFLLEGGVFDEDFLATWVDYKRTNEIDAVNLHPHPVEFQLYYDI, from the coding sequence ATGACGCCTGCCGATGTGCTGAAAATGATTCGTGAACGCCAAGTAGAAATGGTAGACCTGCATGTCATCGACGTGCCCGGCACCTGGCAGCACGTAACGGTGCCTGTCTCCGAGATCTCGGAGGAGACCTTTGAGCAGGGCGTGCCCTTTGACGGGTCTTCGTTACGGGGGTTCCGCGGCATTGAGGAGAGCGACATGCTCATGATCCCGGACCCGGCCACCGCCGCCCTCGATCCCTTCGCCGAGGTCCCCACCTTGAGCCTGGTGTGTGACGTCACCGACCCCGAGCACGTGCCCTATTCCCGGGACCCGCGCCAGATCGCCAAGAAGGCGGAAAAGTACCTGGCCGAGAGCGGGATCGCCGACGTATCCTTCTGGGGGCCGGAACTGGAGTTCTTCATCTTTGATTCGGTGCGCTTTGCGGTGGAGGGCCACCGCGCCCTGTACGCGGTGGACTCCGAGGAGGGTCACTGGCGGTCGGACTCCGAAAACAACAACCACGGGTATGTCATCCGGCCCAAGCTGGGGTACTTCCCGGTGGCGCCCTCCGACTCGCTGAGCAACCTGCGCACCGAGATGGTTAAGACCCTGCAAAGCATGGGCATCCGGGTGGAGATGCACCACCATGAGGTGGCCTCGGGCGGGCAGGCCGAGATCGACCTGCGGTTTAACACCCTTACCCGCATGGCCGATACGGTCATGACCTACAAGTATGTAACCAAGAACGTGGCTGCCCGGCATGGCAAGACGGTGACCTTCATGCCCAAGCCCCTGTTCGGGGACAACGGCAGCGGCATGCATGTACACCAGTCCCTGTGGAAGGGCGAGACCCCGCTCTTCTATCAGGGCGGCGCCTACGCCAACCTCTCCGAGCTCGGTCTCTACTACATCGGCGGCATCCTGAGCCACGCCCCTGCCCTGCTGGCGTTCACCAACCCCTCCACCAACTCCTACCGCCGCCTGGTGCCGGGCTTTGAGGCGCCCGTCAACATCGTGTTCTCCAAGGGCAACCGTTCGGCGGCCGTCCGCATCCCCATCACCTCCAACCCCAAGGCCAGCCGCATCGAGTTCCGGACCCCTGATTCCAGCAGCAATCCCTATCTGGCTTTCGCGGCCATGCTGATGGCGGGGCTGGACGGAATCCGCCGGCGCATCGACCCCCGCGAGGCGGGATTCGGACCGGTGGATAAGAACATCTATCACCTCTCCGCAGAGGAGAAGGCGCGCATCCAAAGCGTGCCCGGTTCCCTGGCCGAAAGCCTGTCCAACCTGGAGCGGGATCACGACTTCCTGCTGGAGGGCGGGGTGTTCGACGAGGACTTCCTGGCCACGTGGGTGGACTACAAGCGGACCAACGAGATCGACGCCGTTAACCTGCATCCCCACCCCGTGGAGTTCCAGCTCTACTACGACATCTGA